In one window of Helianthus annuus cultivar XRQ/B chromosome 17, HanXRQr2.0-SUNRISE, whole genome shotgun sequence DNA:
- the LOC110921612 gene encoding uncharacterized protein LOC110921612: MRFTESPVIELTVGDSKLSFHQDNGSMHVGTTVWPCSLVLVKFIERWHSSTSTSDNPYSILFNFTNKRAVELGTGCGVAAMGLYLLGLKDIVLTDIAPVMPALKHNLKRNKPILGKMLKIAQLHWNNSDQIEALKPPFDIVIAADVVYIEESVGPLLAAMEKMVSDSGVVLLGYQVRSPEAHALFWEKCYRIFNVEKVPHEHLHLDYAYEESDVYIMRKKL; the protein is encoded by the exons ATGCGTTTCACAGAGTCGCCGGTGATAGAGCTGACCGTGGGCGACTCAAAGCTCTCATTCCACCAGGACAATGGCTCTATGCACGTCGGAACCACCGTCTGGCCCTGCTCCCTCGTCCTCGTCAAGTTCATCGAACGCTGGCACTCTTCCACTTCCACTTCCGACAACCCCTACTCAATCCTATTCAACTTCACCAACAAACGCGCCGTCGAACTCGGCACCGGCTGCGGCGTCGCTGCCATGGGCCTCTACCTCCTCGGCCTCAAAGACATCGTCCTCACCGACATCGCACCCGTCATGCCCGCACTCAAGCACAACTTGAAACGCAACAAACCTATCTTAG GTAAGATGTTAAAAATAGCTCAACTTCATTGGAACAATTCAGACCAAATTGAAGCCCTAAAACCGCCGTTTGATATCGTAATTGCGGCTGATGTGGTGTATATAGAGGAATCGGTGGGGCCGTTGCTGGCGGCGATGGAAAAGATGGTTAGTGATTCAGGTGTGGTGTTGTTAGGGTATCAGGTTAGGTCACCTGAAGCCCATGCTTTGTTTTGGGAGAAGTGTTATCGGATTTTTAATGTTGAGAAGGTGCCTCATGAGCATCTTCACCTGGATTATGCGTATGAAGAGTCTGATGTGTATATTATGCGCAAGAAGTTGTAA
- the LOC110921191 gene encoding uncharacterized protein LOC110921191, protein MDSKSLAKSKRAHSLHHKKHHPNQKGKGTTSTVVPPDKAPGKVVVVVKEKARVGPAALPSNWDRYEYEDDPMGENQVDAQPSDVVVPKSKGADYAYLISEAKSQNSTRLSSDFFDDFVSDFGQGNESYFTVRGESLLSSIQNDSFFVDDKTPANYEASFLSLNMHALANQLAKMDLPKRLFMEADLFPPVQQAYDLAPSTATKSNTHVNPRAHHPTVASCSANESKPKAELELDMLLDSFDDVNLKEKASSTLSSTVDFDIDGTLDDLLKETSTPPLLHQRNASQTQQVPKSEPLDDFDSWLDTI, encoded by the exons ATGGACTCAAAATCATTAGCGAAGTCAAAGAGAGCACATTCTCTGCATCATAAGAAGCATCATCCGAATCAAAAGGGGAAAGGTACTACTAGCACTGTAGTACCTCCGGATAAAGCACCGGGGaaggttgttgttgttgttaaggAAAAGGCTCGGGTGGGCCCTGCCGCACTTCCGTCTAATTGGGACCGTTATGAGTATGAAGATGATCCCATGGGGGAGAATCAAGTAGATGCTCAACCGAGTGACGTAGTTGTACCTAAAAGTAAAGGTGCAGATTATGCTTACTTGATTTCTGAGGCCAAGTCCCAAAATTCTACAAGGCTGTCTTCGgatttttttgatgattttgtttCTG ATTTTGGTCAGGGAAACGAATCCTACTTTACGGTGCGAGGAGAAAGCTTACTATCATCTATTCAAAATGATAGTTTCTTTGTAGATGATAAGACACCTGCAAACTATGAG GCTTCATTTCTCTCGCTGAATATGCATGCTCTGGCAAACCAACTCGCAAAGATGGATCTACCAAAAAGGCTTTTCATGGAGGCAGATTTGTTCCCTCCCGTGCAG CAAGCGTATGACCTCGCACCATCCACCGCCACCAAGAGCAACACCCACGTGAACCCAAGGGCGCACCATCCCACAGTTGCAAGTTGTAGTGCAAACGagtcaaaacctaaagctgaactTGAACTTGATATGCTGCTTGATTCTTTTGACGATGTTAACTTGAAGGAGAAGGCGTCATCTACCTTGAGCTCCACGGTAGATTTTGATATCGATGGAACACTTGACGACTTGCTCAAGGAAACTTCTACTCCACCTCTGCTTCATCAGAGAAATGCGTCACAGACTCAACAAGTCCCCAAATCTGAACCACTTGATGATTTTGATTCATGGTTAGATACTATCTGA